Part of the Oryzias melastigma strain HK-1 linkage group LG24, ASM292280v2, whole genome shotgun sequence genome, TGAGGTGAGCTAAATTGTACACAGTCACATTGTTGTTAAAGatcacatttattaaatgtgtctACATAgactaaaatcattttaaaaagagcacACTGTACTTTTGTTACAGGATGCCCTTTGttaaagactgttttttttacatgttcttgtgccatttttctgatcatatattgagaaaattaggcttaaaattgaatttttgagtattattttaatcaaattgttatAAATAAAGAGCCGGCCAAAGAATTATtgacgtatcgcgatacacgtatcatgatacgatacatatcttaacacagtaccagacaatatttcactatttttttaagtatgactTAATAATAATCtgaatattcatatttttcacaaaaaaaaattgtaaaataaatgttattttataatCAGACcattaaagtgtaaccaaaccctaaatcttTGGCTGTTtgcttctataaatggggctttaaaagttgcTTTCACCCAAGAAAATTTGTGGtggttttcttttggtaatttaggagatattttagtggaaaaaactaagactgaactacatgtttgcttttaaatagtAATTAAATATCTccttggcagcattttaaatcgattcaagtatcgccaaataaagtatcgtGATACTTCAGTGAATTgaacctctttgttttcctctttgtttgttttaaagctccgatattgctcaccatttttgtttcacccaaaatgttagattgggggtgtaagctagagggatattgatgatgggaagtgcGGATGGGGTTGGTCAGTGCAAACAGACTCTGCTTagtttttttcagcagactcctggtaCATTAAAAACTCTTCATGGCATAGAAAGCAGTTTTATCACAAATGCAGCTTTGTACCGAGTTTTAGAAAGCGCTACATCCAAAGTTCAGAGTATCCTTTAGAAAAAAGGTGACAAATTGAAACTAGATCCTGAAATAATTGTCGCTCACAAAccacatttaaaaactcatctcaaattgttgttcttcttttttctctacaGGCAGAAGAAGCTGGAGCAGGAGAAGAGAGAGCAGgagcagagagaaaaagagaagaaggagcgagaagaagaggaggagcgtCAGAGGAGGCTGCTGAAGGAGCAGTGGGCCAGgcagagggaggaagaggagcgggAAGCACAGGCTCGCCTCCGGGCGGCCCAGGAGAAAgcacaggaggaggagaggagaaggagagaggaagaggagaggaagaggagagaggaggaggaggagaggaagaagagagATGAAGAGAGGAAACTGAAGGAGGTGGAAGAGATGAAGAGGAAGGAACAGGAAAGAGGAGAAGGAAAACTTACAACGTACAAAGCTTTGTATTCCTTTGTTGCCCGAAACGCAGATGAGCTGAGCATAGATGCAGACGGCCTCATCCAGGTAAGAAAAACGCTTCtcatacaattaaaaataaataataaataaataaactgcagcTTAATATCAACTGCAACTCTCACatgtgaaaatgtgtgaattactgtgatttttttgttgttgttgcaggtGGATGAGCACGTTGTGGGCGAGCCTGGCTGGTTGTGTGGGACGTACTGTGGAAAGAGGGGCTGGTTCCCTCAAAGTTACGCACAGAAATGCCCCGCCCCCCTCGCCGCCgaagctgctcctcctcctgctgctgctggaaagAAACCCTGTCTTCAACCAAACGCAAAGTAGGAAGCAAATTTAAGCAGTTTGTGAtattaaagttgtgttttcttACAGCTGGTCCCACTTGTATTGCAGAGCTCCAGCTGTGGAGAAAGCAGACAGTAGCACTGCTCTTGTAAATTCTGATCCTTCACAGGTGAGAAGATCTTAATTTGCCAGATACAGTTCATGCTTTTAATTACTATAGAGGTTTCTCTTTAACtttatagataaaaatattcaatttttctttttaatctttagatttaaaacatttttaatgtacaCGTCATGGacgaaaatatacttttttatattaaataagcACAAGTTTCCAAGAAACAGTTCAGAACTTCtaactttataaaatgttttctttattaattatttttattcagatttttatgtcatttttttgacgaTTGAGGACACACgttaaaaatattcaacttaaaattctatttctaaatatattttaattaaatctttgTGAATTAAGGGGGAGGTGCTCTATGCCAacaagtcccgcccacaactcacaggGGAATTACTTatctactgctgctctgcagaaacttctaggttttacgatttttttttctaaatatggaataataacaataataaaagactactgtgaatgctttaaaaagagatcaaaatgtgattggagtgggtctttaaagtatcTAAGGATGCAAGGATTCTTcatgaatcagtaaaaaaacgatttaaacTTGTCAACATATTCATTGgtgcaataaatgaaaaaaaatcggtttgtgcctaaatttagaaaaatgcagagcagatgacatttcttcatgcaggctctCTGTGAGAGTGCAGACTGGCTGCATGCTCTTCATCTGCGCCCCCCTTTTGGGAAATTGTCGCAGCTTCTACGGATTTAAAggtttcacataagtcagtccctccaggatttttgatgttgcgatcgcaactattaacgcaaattcaagcaaagccgAGAGTTGTTGCTCATCCTGCAACGTTACATTTTCATTGCATCTGTGGCCAATCCGTGACAACAATTATGGGTGACGACGCGACTTCATaactgtttcccttctgactccttcccggcagccgtgctcttttttacGAACTCTCTTTAACTCTCTATGCAAGCTGGGAATACGGCTGAGCAAGTGTGGAGTGGTCCGTCACATgaagcacaacatgaaccgagtataTAGGATTTATGATCATCTCAGTATTATgcataattgtttatttgtattgaatccttcctgttagtaggaaaactgacagtttgattaaaagaaaacatacttggccttaaaatatctgaaaaaatttgaaaaagattgaaaTTGTGACTCGAATcctggcttgactgaatcgttacatccctaaaAGTATCAATACAGCACAACTAATGTGATGCAAGAAGCCAAAACTTTATAGGTCAAAGTTACTCAAATAGTCCAAATCTTTCAAACAAGCTCCGATAGTTTACGTGTATTTTAATTGTGCCCTATATATAAGGGAAAACTTCCAGGAATAGGAAATGACGTCCAGCAGAAAAGACTTGTTTAGACAGTTTTAGGTCAAATCAAACAAGACAAACATCTGATTAGAGACAAAACTACTACGTATACTAGAATTTAGGAAAAGCATTGTGGGAAAACTAAtgtaaaaatttgtatttaaaaaaacaccctgATCTGGAGCTACAACcgtaaaagtatttatttttctcccaACACCCAGTTaaactttttatataaaaagtagatttaaaaacacaaaaagaaattatcaaacatttattttaagtgtgtgttgtttttttatggttttggtttgaggagttcattagaaatgaatctctgagttgtggtgctgagcaaccccgcccctcttcccgtcacaagtggatgcatcagaatagagcagagattttttatgtctgaaatgcaattttaagcttaattttctttatcatttgaaaaatgcctCAAGGAACTTTTTGGAGTGTTTCTTCAAGGGTTTAGTGATATATAGAATATAGAAAATCACTATAAACTGAAGGAACCTACACTACAGTAAGTGGGTCTTGATGTGTCAGACCAGCTGCTGGTGGCACAAACGTGCACGCACATCTTTTGCTGCTGCACGCGTATGTATTTTTAGCTTCTCTGTTGGGACTCATCCTCTCTCAGCTTCTCTGTGGGTCACACTCAGCCGTTTGCTGAAGTCCACCCGGCCGACATTTGTGTTAGTGGGTCCGTTCTCGCTGAGCGAGTTAGCAGCTGACTGCGGTTTGCTCTCCAGTGTTTGCTCGCCCGCGCCATCTCTTCGTGGTCAGCCGCCTCAGACAGTCACCCGCCCGAGGCGGGCGGAGTGCTGCTGAGCCTCTCGCAGGGGGACGTCATCACCGTGCTGCAGCAGAGGGAGGAGTGGTGGCTGGGGCAGCTCAACGGCACGCAGGGATGGTTCCCCAGAAGTTACGTCACTCTGGAGGCAGACGGCAGTGGAGAGTATGACGACACAGGCCTTTTTCTGTGCTGCTGAACTAGAACTGATCTATTTAACATGTGATGCTGTGATGACAGGGCGGATGGAACGGACTCATTCGACTGCGCTCAGCTGGAGGGTCAGTTTCAGTCATTTCTGTTGTAGTAATAAGAAGTTCCCACATCCCAACTTAGTCTGATTTGTGTCCATGCGAAGCAGAATATGTAGCCTTGTACACATACGAGAGCCCAGAGGCGGGGGACCTAACATTTGCTGAGGGAGATGTTGTCATGGTGACGGATAGAGAGGGGGAGTGGTGGCGAGGATGCATCGGGAACAAGACAGGAGTGTTTCCCTCCAACTACGTCCGCCCGATTGAACCGGAGGTGAGCCAAACTGTTAGAGGGAGAACGTCAGAAGtatctccaaaataaaagtctaaaactcTTTTAAACTTATTTCACATTCAGGCATCAAGGCTTTCTGCCAAGAAACCTGGTAAGAAGAACAAGTCAGCATCTACAGCTTAGAGTGTTTGCTGTTAATTTCGGATTTAAATTCTGTCTGGTGAACAGAGATCGCTCAGTCTGTCATCACCACCAAGACCCCAGCAGCACATCAGCTGCTTTTATCTCCAGGACAACTGATTGTCATCTGTGCGAAGAACTCCACCGGGTGGTGGCTCGGGGAACTGCAGGCGAGGACATTTGTCTTCACTAATCAACTTATAAAACGTTTCTGCAGATCTCAGTTAAaactttgttgctttttttttacattttcctacAGGCTCGTGGGAAGAAGCGACAGAGAGGCTGGTTTCACTCCTCTCATGTTAAACTGCTGGGACCCTCCAGCACCAAGTCCTCCCCTTCTCCTCTGCCAGGTGAATGCTCAGAttgctattttctctttttttgtgtgattgacatcttttttaaaagcacaaactcTATTTAAATCAACAAGTTTTAAAGGAATGTGTATTTTCTatgaaaaagtacaaatatgtATTATTAGGAATGATGAGGAGCAACTATGATGTCACGGcgaaaacataatttatttttatttctatttttaaagaatttataattaaatatatctatggattttcatttttactgcctttgatgttttgctttattactaaaatatgtttttcactcaaattttttgttttcattttttttgtttttctttctaattttgtgtctttgtgctaattacaaacaaaatgcaaaaaaaattgaacaaagaacacgttttttacatttaaaaaaagaagatttgccttttttaatgcaatatagttcaatctaaaataaacaaattgttttttatttttattatatgtatatttcatatttatacaGCATAAATCCTATTCATATTTCATAGAATtacaatatttaatgaattaaaatgtgacataggtgtgtctttgtttctgtttgtttgtttttctattttataatcaatgcatttccctatttctgtgttttgtcctgtattttttacatctatgctaaaaataaaccaaatcaatcaatcaatatccAAAGGTTACTCCCACTCACACATTTTCGAGAATTTCTCTGATTAATTATCTCTTTTCTGTAGAGAAGCGTCAAACTAAACCCGTCTGTGTTTCTTCTCCGATCCTTCAGTGTGCCAAGTAATTGCAATGTACGACTACACCGCCGCCAATCAGGACGAGCTGAGCTTCTCCAAGGGTCAGCTGATCAACATCCTCGACAAGACCAACCCCGACTGGTGGAAAGGAGAGGTCAAGGGGGTCACCGGCCTGCTCCCCACCAATTATGTGAAGATGACGACAGAATCGGACCCCAGCCAGCAATGTAAGTACAGCATGAGAAAACGGCATGGAAACGACCGTGTTTAAACGTGGAACTAGAAGACTTGCATATTTGAAATTAAATGGAAACAATCAAAGGTTATGGTTATTAAAGgcataatttgacaaaatatttcagattGGGACTGAAAGAATTACCGAGTATCTCATAGCAGTTTTataaagtatttgttttaattacttttttttttggttttgctgcTCACAGCCAAACATTAATTAACTTAAAGTTCACTAAAAATTGGAAAATCCTAATAAATGACAcactgtctgtgtttcattacTAAACAATAATAACATTAACATTCCcaaaattacataatttatgCTCCTGCATGTTAGAGTCCAGCATTAATATTCAAGCTATATTAATGTCTGCTGTCTCTCCTCCATCTCACTCACCTCCCCCTTTCCCTCTCctccatccttttttttctctttctgtagGACAGTAGTGCTGGCTttctctgctcctcttcctcctcctcctcctcctctgtctccCCCCTTGTGTCTAAGCAAATACCCCTGTCACGGCAGGAAGTCCCGGTGCCACCAAGACCGGCCCAGTTCTGCACCTTTCACCTCACTTATTTAGGATTGTGGTCTTCTGTgctccctctttttttcctcttctatttcctctcagcctccatgttttttttttgtttaacaggTTAAACATTTGTTGCTCACTAATCTTCCTCTGTTTTTCCTTAATGTGTCTGTAACTAATCAATCAAAGGCAGCAGAGGCAGCTAGACAAAAGTCTTAGAAGGTTTGAaacctttaatttgaaaatattagtttttttttttaattctttaatatatttaaaatgatcccAAACTATCATTTAtggtaaagttttatttgatctGTATGTTTTTAGGAACTGAAACTGACAcaagcaaaatgtttttaaaatggatcGTGTAAAAAGTCTATTCAGAACTggttaaaaatgctaatttttaaaattattcctAAACTAGAATtgaataatcataaataaaaggcaGGTTCTACATCaatattcagattttctttacaaacatttattgagaagagaatgtttcttcttttgcaTCACCTGTGCTCTGAATACTTCTTTAGATGTTAAAAGAAACCTCAGTAAATCATGAGGGCTGATGTCAAAAAGTAAGACTTATCCCTTAATGCCCATTGTCGCAAATATTAATCTTAAtggaaaaataagaagaaaatatgaatgGTTTCTAATATTCTGTgggtttttatatatatatatatatttagttttttaatttcccAAATGTTTGACTTCTGTCCCTTCCTGACATCAATCTGAATGTTCAAGATGGATGTCAATAAAGCTTTTCAAACTTGAACAGATATTTTGtctcaaaatgcaaaaaaaaaaaaaaaaagtaaacttactgtagatgttttgcattttggaattttttaaatcaaattaaatgttctgCCCTTTGAAAGACACTAATTGaaggcaaaaacacacaaataagtgGATGCATAGATACATAGTTATGGTCCATACtgtttaatgttaatttttttaaattgtttgtgtcattttcagtcagaaaaaacattcaaaaatgttgattttggattatttttgccttaattttgcataaaaaataaataagaagcaTGAAAGCTTTATGATATAATATTGTTAGTTTTCTAAATGCAGGCTATAAATTAGAATGATAGAACTCATTCAGTAGGTCAATCATTTTTGCACTAACAACATGACACCTTGCTAAAAATGGACCAATGTAAAGGCTCAGCTGCTTGTTTCATTTGTAGTTTCAAACCTCATTTTTGATGCACTcgtcctttaaaaaataaagcctgCGAGGAGTTAAAACTTACATCCACCCTGTACTGATGTGTAATGTCACCAGCACAAAGatagcatttaaaaaagtagaCTCTAGGGATGCTACGTGATACAAACATTCACGCCTAAATTTTAGCCACGTTTAAACCACAAATACTGAGCTGCGTCTTCCACAGCTTTTCCTTTCCATTAGATTTATTTACCACCTATGCAATCATTTGGAGGGGCCCTCCAACATGAGAACGGTGCTTTTTAGTTTCTTTCATGCAACATTCTTGCTAGCGCTGTAGCTAGCATCGCATGGTCCATGCACTGCAACTACAATGTGCCTCACTGTGTATTAGCTGTAAATAAACATCACAGAACTGataataaaatgagtttttcaaACAAATGGGAGTGTTCTTAGCCTAATTACTTGAAAATATTTGCACACGTGTTGCATGCCTGCATGTGTGAACCACAGGGTGTGCGGACCTGATGACTCTGGACACCATGGCCCCTCCAGAGAGGAAGCGGCAGGGTTACATTCATGAGCTCATTCAGACAGAGGAAACCTACGTGGAGGATCTGGAGCTGGTTCTGGAGGTGCTAACCATCGTTCCTGCCATTGATTCCCATTTTTCTGGCGCGTGACACTCTGACGTGACCCGTTTGTGCACGCCCAGGTGTTCCATAAACCCATGTCTGAATCCGGCCGCCTGACGGAAGCAGAGATGGCCACCATCTTTGTTAACTGGAGGGAGCTTATCATGTGCAACCTCAAATTTCTCAAGTAggtcaaatattttcaaaataaactttgtcttttaaataaaataggtaGCAGACGTAGTTGCATTTAActacatgcttcataggttgattgatcACTTTAAACAGGgttccccaaactacggcctggATCCatgccctcctccacatttgactcgcccccccaaacactatcagagatgcatgtagtttttttttttccttaatctgGCCAATCGAGACCCATATTCCACCTTTCTgtagtctgaactatgacggaaGACGATTGACGATTTATTGGTTTCATTGCGTTAATGCTGTAAAGCATGTCCATACGCCTCATCTGTTTAGGTCGTTCAGCTAATACAATATTCAACTGTTTTTAAGATagctttttgacgtttttttaagcttttaaggctaatttggagtgtagctaatattttacctttatgctagctgttttggttaaattagaaattttagcttttaaggctaacttggagtttagttaatattttagctacatgctagctgttttggctaatttagacttttttcattttttaaggctaatttggagtttagctaacattttagctttatgctaactgttttgtttaaattagacattttaccagtttttaggctaatttggagtttagctaatattttaactacatgctaattgttttggctaatttaagtttttcccgtttttttaggctattttggagtgttgctaacatttcagctacatgctagctttttggataatttagaatttttttcttttttttaggctattttggagtcaagcaaatattttagctagctatcagcttcagcaaaaaatgaacagatgtattttaaagtaaatatatttttcactattgttttcattagttttaaagtaaatttatcagaaataaaaaaaaaaacatttcaaatagaTTTTCATACTTTAGTCTGGGTGTAATGATTATGAATTTCACTTTTGAATTTTAATCTGAAACATtacacaaattaacatttaatatttacatttaaatgtggaaGCCATGTTTTATTATGTATGGCCTCTTTATCAATGGAAGTTTAGCATCTTTTATTTAAGTTACATCATCCCTACAGATTATTTTAATCTATCGTTCATATAAATCACAATATTCCTATGCGtaattatttttccttcttgCGATTGGTTACTTTTGACCATCAGGGCCTTGCGGACTCGCAAAAAGACCGGAGGGGAGAACATGCCCATCCAGCTGATAGGAGACGTGCTGGCGTCGGAGCTTGCACAAATGCATCCTTACATCTGCTTCTGCTCCTGCCAACTCAACGCTGCTGCACTGCTTCAGAGCAAAACCAACAACCAGCCTGACTTCAAAGACTTCCTACGAGTGAGAGTCATATGAGTCAGCTCCAtccacacattaaaaatgttatacaTCTCATTTTCTATCCTCTGAGCAGAAGATAGCCACTAATTACCGCTGTAAAGGAATGCCGCTGTCCAGCTTCCTCCTCAAGCCCATGCAACGAATCACTCGCTACCCTCTgctgataaaaaatgtaagcaatATAGGTCGACTGTctcatagtttttttatttattgggcTGCATCTCTTTACCTTTTAAATTTGGGTCAGATCTTAGAGAACACCCCAGAAAGCCACGCAGACCACGCCCCCCTGCGGGAAGCTCTGGAGCGGGCCGAGGAGCTGTGCTTTCAGGTGAACGAGGGGGTCAGAGAGAAGGAGAACTCAGACCGGCTGGAGTGGATGCAGAACCACGTCCAGTGTGAAGGGCCTATTGAGGTACACGAACCTGAAGCTAGCAGAAGCGAATCAGCAATTTCAGCTCAATCCTCAAACGAGggacgttttgttttttatttttcttccagcATTTGGTCTTCAACTCTTTAACTAACTGTCTGGGGCCACGCAAGCTGCTCCACAGCGGTCGGCTTTACAAAACGAAAAGCACCCGAGAGCTGTGGGCTTTCCTCTTCAACGATTTCCTCCTCCTCACCCACAGCGCCAAACATTTCTCCTTCTCGGGATCGGACAAATTGTTCAGCCCCAAAACCAGCGCTCAGCTCAAGATGTACAAAACGGTAGGCCCAGCGGCATGTATGCTCAGAGTAGTTTCAAATGTTTCCAAATTTCCTTAAGAAtccactttatttttctcttcagcCATTGTTTCTGAATGAAGTTCTGGTGAAAATGCCTCCGGATCCATCCAGCGACGAGCCGGTCTTCCACGTCTCGCACATCGATCGCGTTTACACGCTCAAAACCGAAACTCTGAGTGAGAGGTATGCACGCACCAATGCACGGTCCTGGGGTGCAGCACCCTAACAGATGTGAATctgcttctttgtttttcaacagGGCAACGTgggtgcagaaaataaaagcagcatcgGAACATTTTAtagagacagaaaagaaaaaaagagagaaagcgTACCAAGGTGAGCCCGAGACATCCACAAATACTCAACTCACAGTTAGGAAGAAGATTCTAAAGTTACAAAGTTTAGCTAAAACGTGCACTTTGAAGGGTTTcacatccttttttaaaaaaaagcagagttttattttttcctaaatgtttgagtaaatgacacatttcaccagataatattcacaatctaagttcaaagcggcttaGAATAAAACtcagatgacccagcattctagcagcatttaaacgcatcactgcAATCTTGGAtttgtgaaaagagtctcacatcagatttgtgcgcaACTGCGGTTTTTGTGTCcgtaacaaattatttttaaagatttctgtaattagtttcaagctgttgtaaccttaatttatgtaaattgtaaattgctttttgtattttttattatttttttaaatacttatgCACGAATTATATTtctacacacaaatcaagaattacatacgcacacaaatccaaagttacacacgaATCaggaattatgcacaaatcctaaataacgcacaaatcaagaattacccacaaatcctaaattatacacaaatccaaagttacgcacaaatcaagaattatgcacactcAAATTGTGGTGAGACTGTTTTCTCTCcgaaaaaaattcaatttttctaaacctgtgaattttttaaatagattttatatgaaaatatgaaaaatatatgaaaactgcattttataaAAGGTCTTTGGAGTAGTTCACTCTGTCAAAGATGATTCTGACTATAATATACATTATATTTGAACACTCCTGAGTATACTGgcttattttaaagttttcaaaccTCTTTTTATCTGTAGCTCGCTCCCTAAAGACGAGCGGAATCGGTCGACTGCTGGTCACCGTCATTGAAGCTCAGGAGCTCAAAGCTTGTAAGCCAAACGGTGAGAAAACACacctttttttagattattaactaatttagttcTTATgacaatatagaaaaataattattttcctcAGGCAAGACTAATCCGTACTGTGAGCTGACGATGGGGGCTCAGTGCTACACGTCCCGTCCAGCCAGTGATACCTCGAACCCCAAGTGGAACTTCAGCTGCCAGTTTTTCATCAACGACCTCTACCAGGATGTCCTGTGCATCACTGTGTTTGAGAAAGATCAGTTCTCTCCAGACGGTTCGTGCAGCACAAGCACAGAAAATCTGTATTAGATGCCGTTTATACATATAAACAAACTCCAGGCATCAACATCCGTCCCAAACGACTTCATCTAAGTTAAgatttttaagtaaagttttgttttattctgagattgtattcattttaaaacccttcctatggggtcaaatcaggatcagcttaaagtgaacgaaaaacagattgaaaacttaaaaatagatattgcaactgaaaaaaatatatagaaaatttgaaaacaagacattgtaaatttggggaaaaaaaatgaaaatttgaccaaaaaaatgttttcagaatttgaaaaaaataaactaaaaacttgaaatatatttttttaaatgtgatcatgaaaaaatagtgaaaagttgaaataaaaaaactatatataaaaaaattactgattgaaaaaaaattattcactACATCATGATTCCCCAAGAATCATGGGATGCATTTTCGGGTAGCCAATGAGCTTAAAGCCCTGCGCCATGTACAATTAGGTTCAGCTCAGcagtaaaaacttgaaaatcaaaaagattaaggaaaatatttccaattttcactattttttgtgtttgagattttcaacatttatttcaagttttcagtattttttttttcatttcatttttttttatttNNNNNNNNNNNNNNNNNNNNNNNNNNNNNNNNNNNNNNNNNNNNNNNNNNNNNNNNNNNNNNNNNNNNNNNNNNNNNNNNNNNNNNNNNNNNNNNNNNNNNNNNNNNNNNNNNNNNNNNNNNNNNNNNNNNNNNNNNNNNNNNNNNNNNNNNNNNNNNNNNNNNNNNNNNNNNNNNNNNNNNNNNNNNNNNNNNNNNNNNNNNNNNNNNNNNNNNNNNAGTTACAATATCCATTTTTCAAGTttccaatctgttttttcattcactttaagctgatcctgatttgaccccatactttccttttttagatTTCCTAGGTCGCACTGAAGTTCCCGTGGCAACCATAAAGAAGGACATGGAGAGCAAAGGAGCGGCAAACCGCCGCCTGCTGCTGCACGAGGTCCCCACGGGAGAAGTGTGGGTCAAGCTTGACCTGCAGCTTTACGAGCCAAGCCGATGATCAATGTTGTTTGCATCAGTCTTAGTTCAAAACAATAGCAGTCTGTGAGCAGATCAGCCACTGGTTCAGATCCGGGGAATCGTCAGACTAACTCAAAAGAATATATTTAAGACCTTAAGGCATGGTAGCCTTGTCTTTTTTACACTAGTGATGACGCTTAGTAGGTCAAAATACCTGAAGAGGTTGCTTAACTGCTATTACTCTGAATGCATTTGAACCatgcaaatgttttataaaatgaaaatgtaagaaGTGCCTATGCAATCTCTTGCAcaatttgacattaaaaagtTGAGGAA contains:
- the itsn2a gene encoding intersectin-2a isoform X3; translated protein: MNGETSVWAITPEERGKHDKQFDTLCPVLGYVSGEQARKFFLQSGLPASVLAEIWNLSDLDSDGKMDRLEFSIAMKLIKHRLQGWNLPSSLPTIMKQPPVSNSSVSSARFGMGSMPNLSVGLSSMSTMPIMSTLTRIPANPPLPSMVPLVPMQMTLPLNSSFGNSGLPNGNVSLLTPPPIPNSTGPPLSGFSSPMAFSPSTGMSKANSLLDLGSSSSNSSSATSLASTSPKMGAGDWAVPQASRLKYRQQFNTLDKLMSGYLSGPQVRNALMASNLTQTQLATIWYLADVDKDGQLRADEFILAMHLVDMAKTGYPLPLTLPQDLVPPSLRGGIKLVELVNGTGPCTTPNLIDTAETEPSQKSKTNVSYEDKLKENFARGSAELEKRRLALEEEQRKERERRDKEEKRAQEQREREARELENRRRLEEERRLERQREMERQREEERLRELERKEALKQEMERQRREEYERRRKEELAQRKEGEQEEISRLRAKKRSLELELEAVGKKHKQISDHLRDAQSKRRIQKAEVDLVNQKRDARIAEINTLQLEFETWQRKLSELVPEQQRLTEKLRKMSLNKLSSVTLTSLTGNVTEKSVNCRRLKDQLDTLEKETTDKLTQMEQYNKELKELREKQVKQQAVLDDLYRVKEEKLKELQRRREEERERRRREEEEEAARQKKLEQEKREQEQREKEKKEREEEEERQRRLLKEQWARQREEEEREAQARLRAAQEKAQEEERRRREEEERKRREEEEERKKRDEERKLKEVEEMKRKEQERGEGKLTTYKALYSFVARNADELSIDADGLIQVDEHVVGEPGWLCGTYCGKRGWFPQSYAQKCPAPLAAEAAPPPAAAGKKPCLQPNAKAPAVEKADSSTALVNSDPSQCLLARAISSWSAASDSHPPEAGGVLLSLSQGDVITVLQQREEWWLGQLNGTQGWFPRSYVTLEADGSGEADGTDSFDCAQLEAEYVALYTYESPEAGDLTFAEGDVVMVTDREGEWWRGCIGNKTGVFPSNYVRPIEPEASRLSAKKPEIAQSVITTKTPAAHQLLLSPGQLIVICAKNSTGWWLGELQARGKKRQRGWFHSSHVKLLGPSSTKSSPSPLPVCQVIAMYDYTAANQDELSFSKGQLINILDKTNPDWWKGEVKGVTGLLPTNYVKMTTESDPSQQWCADLMTLDTMAPPERKRQGYIHELIQTEETYVEDLELVLEVFHKPMSESGRLTEAEMATIFVNWRELIMCNLKFLKALRTRKKTGGENMPIQLIGDVLASELAQMHPYICFCSCQLNAAALLQSKTNNQPDFKDFLRKIATNYRCKGMPLSSFLLKPMQRITRYPLLIKNILENTPESHADHAPLREALERAEELCFQVNEGVREKENSDRLEWMQNHVQCEGPIEHLVFNSLTNCLGPRKLLHSGRLYKTKSTRELWAFLFNDFLLLTHSAKHFSFSGSDKLFSPKTSAQLKMYKTPLFLNEVLVKMPPDPSSDEPVFHVSHIDRVYTLKTETLSERATWVQKIKAASEHFIETEKKKREKAYQARSLKTSGIGRLLVTVIEAQELKACKPNGKTNPYCELTMGAQCYTSRPASDTSNPKWNFSCQFFINDLYQDVLCITVFEKDQFSPDDFLGRTEVPVATIKKDMESKGAANRRLLLHEVPTGEVWVKLDLQLYEPSR